The following coding sequences are from one Brienomyrus brachyistius isolate T26 chromosome 15, BBRACH_0.4, whole genome shotgun sequence window:
- the c15h1orf52 gene encoding UPF0690 protein C1orf52 homolog yields MSEKKKTEKDPLHYFMSNDDLSGSSSDSESETDRETRKRKGTGSDLRGGGEEGHGTKRTAGGAPLPKPDVLFKSVSKPAFLYNPLNKHIDWESRIVKAPEEPAKEFKVWKTNAVPPPQSYTPEVKKTAPPGMDMAIKWSNVYEDNGDDAPQPAAGKAIFLPEEEAVDDPCDSDEDKTMDPSKSGKKRKVESFQQKEKRKRDLGQATSDKSFVEEEKRILRQNFC; encoded by the exons ATGAGTGAaaagaagaaaacagaaaagGACCCGCTTCATTACTTTATGAGTAATGACGATCTTAGCGGCAGTAGCAGCGACAGTGAGTCCGAAACAGACCGAGAGACGCGCAAGAGAAAAGGGACCGGGTCCGATCTGCGTGGCGGCGGGGAGGAAGGCCACGGCACGAAACGAACGGCAGGCGGAGCGCCTTTACCAAAGCCGGACGTCCTCTTTAAGTCCGTGTCCAAGCCTGCGTTTTTATACAACCCCCTGAATAAACACATAGACTGGGAAAGCCGCATTGTGAAGGCGCCCGAGGAG CCAGCAAAGGAGTTCAAGGTCTGGAAAACGAACGCAGTGCCGCCCCCACAGTCTTACACTCCAGAAGTAAAGAAGACTGCACCGCCTGGCATGGACATGGCTATAAAATGGTCCAACGTCTATGAAGATAACGGCGATGATGCCCCACAGCCTGCTGCTGGGAAAGCTATCTTCCTGCCAGAGGAGGAGGCGGTGGATGATCCATGTGATTCAG ATGAGGATAAGACGATGGATCCAAGCAAGTCCGGAAAGAAGAGGAAAGTCGAAAGCTTCCAACAGAAGGAGAAGAGGAAGCGAGATCTTGGGCAGGCCACGTCGGACAAAAGCTTtgtggaggaggagaagaggatCCTCAGGCAGAACTTCTGTTAG